One window of the Peromyscus maniculatus bairdii isolate BWxNUB_F1_BW_parent chromosome 18, HU_Pman_BW_mat_3.1, whole genome shotgun sequence genome contains the following:
- the LOC102907003 gene encoding olfactory receptor 6C2-like, which yields MRNHTLTTFILLGLTDDPQLKTLIFIFLFLTYVLSITGNLTIISLIFMDSHLKTAMYFFLQNFSFLEISFTTACIPRYLYNISTGDKTITYNNCATQIFFTDLFGVTEFFLLAIMSYDRYVAICKPLHYVTIMNSKICQRLIFCCWAAGLLVVLPPLSLGLNLEFCDSNVIDHFVCDASPLLKISCTDTWLIEQMVIVCAVLTFIMTLVCVVLSYVYIIRTIIRFPSAQQRKKAFSTCSSHMIVVSITYGSCIFIYVKPSAKDSVAINKGVTVLTTSIAPMLNPFIYTLRNKQVKQAFSDSVKRITLFFKK from the coding sequence ATGAGAAACCACACGTTAACAACATTCATCCTCCTGGGACTAACTGACGACCCACAACTAAAAACTCTGATCttcatctttctgtttctcaCCTACGTGCTGAGTATAACTGGGAACCTCACAATCATCTCCCTCATCTTTATGGATTCACACCTAAAAACTGCCATGTACTTTTTCCTACAAAATTTCTCCTTCTTAGAAATCTCGTTTACAACTGCTTGCATTCCCAGATACTTATACAACATCTCCACAGGTGACAAGACAATCACATATAACAACTGTGCCACTCAAATATTTTTTACTGATCTTTTTGGTGTGACAGAGTTTTTTCTCCTGGCTATCATGTCCTATGACAGATATGTAGCCATCTGCAAACCCTTGCATTATGTCACCATCATGAACAGCAAGATCTGTCAAAGGCTTATCTTCTGTTGCTGGGCAGCTGGCTTGTTGGTGGTCCTGCCACCACTTAGCCTGGGCCTCAATCTGGAATTCTGTGACTCTAATGTTATTGATCACTTTGTCTGTGATGCATCCCCCCTCCTGAAGATCTCATGCACAGATACGTGGCTCATAGAGCAGATGGTGATAGTTTGCGCAGTGCTGACATTTATCATGACCCTTGTGTGTGTAGTTCTTTCCTATGTATATATAATCAGGACCATTATCAGATTCCCTTCTgcccagcaaaggaaaaaggccttCTCTACCTGTTCTTCCCATATGATTGTGGTTTCCATCACCTACGGCAGCTGCATCTTCATCTATGTCAAGCCATCTGCAAAGGATTCAGTGGCCATCAACAAGGGTGTGACAGTTCTCACCACTTCCATTGCTCCCATGCTGAACCCCTTCATCTACACCTTGAGAAACAAACAAGTCAAACAGGCCTTCAGTGACTCAGTTAAAAGAATCACACTGTTCTTCAAGAAGTAG
- the LOC102906692 gene encoding olfactory receptor 6C3-like has translation MRNYSMITEFVLLGISDSPELQVVIFIFLFIAYILSVCGNLSIITLTLLHAQLKTPMYFFLQNFSFLEIMFTSVSIPRFLGSIITKVKTISYNNCLAQLFFFISMGVSEFFLLTAMSYDRYVAICKPLHYTTIMNQKVCTLLVLTAWLGGFLFIFPLVILVLKLDFCASNVIDHFSCDYFPILQLSCSDTRLLEAFGLYVASITLLFTLALVILSYICIISTILRFPSASQRKKAFSTCSSHMIVISISYGSCIFMYIKPSANERASLTKGVAVLNTSIAPMLNPFIYTLRNQQVKQAFKDLISKVMFHKNK, from the coding sequence ATGAGAAACTACTCTATGATTACTGAGTTTGTGCTCTTGGGCATATCAGACTCACCAGAACTTCAGgttgtaattttcatttttttattcatagcTTATATATTAAGTGTCTGTGGAAACCTAAGCATCATCACACTTACCTTGCTACATGCTCAGTTAAAGACTCCTATGTATTTCTTCCTCCAGAATTTCTCCTTCTTAGAAATTATGTTCACCAGTGTTTCCATCCCTAGATTTTTGGGGTCAATAATTACTAaagtcaagactatttcctaTAACAACTGTTTGGctcagttatttttcttcatttccatgGGTGTTTCTGAGTTCTTTCTTCTAACTGCTATGTCTTATGATCGCTATGTCGCCATCTGCAAACCATTGCATTACACCACCATCATGAACCAGAAAGTTTGCACCCTTCTTGTCCTCACAGCATGGCTGGGAGGATTTCTGTTCATCTTCCCATTAGTCATACTGGTCCTCAAGTTAGATTTTTGTGCTTCAAATGTCATTGATCATTTCTCCTGTGACTACTTCCCCATCTTACAGCTCTCATGCTCAGATACAAGGCTTTTAGAGGCATTTGGCCTTTATGTTGCCTCCATCACTCTGCTGTTCACATTGGCTCTAGTTATCCTGTCGTACATCTGCATCATCAGCACCATTCTGAGGTTCCCATCTGCCAGTCAGAGGAAAAAGGCTTTCTCCACCTGTTCCTCTCACATGATTGTCATCTCCATCTCTTATGGAAGCTGCATTTTCATGTATATCAAACCTTCTGCCAATGAAAGGGCATCACTGACCAAAGGTGTGGCTGTTCTCAACACTTCAATTGCTCCCATGTTGAACCCTTTTATTTACACATTGAGAAATCAACAAGTAAAACAAGCCTTCAAAGATTTGATTAGTAAAGTGATgtttcataaaaacaaatga